One window of the Flavobacteriaceae bacterium YJPT1-3 genome contains the following:
- a CDS encoding DUF1801 domain-containing protein has product MADPKTTPTEVDPRSFIQTVQNKQRREDALKLLRLFEEVTGMKAVMWGPSIIGYGSYHYRYASGREGDWMLTGFSPRKQNMTVYIMTGFDKYGDLLEQLGKHKTSVSCLYFNTLEDIDVDILKQLIAKSVALMQSKYETTD; this is encoded by the coding sequence ATGGCTGATCCAAAAACTACTCCCACTGAAGTTGATCCTCGATCGTTTATCCAAACCGTTCAGAACAAGCAAAGGCGTGAGGATGCCTTGAAACTGTTGAGACTTTTCGAGGAGGTGACCGGCATGAAGGCCGTGATGTGGGGACCAAGCATTATTGGTTATGGATCCTACCATTATCGCTACGCCAGCGGTCGGGAAGGCGACTGGATGCTGACGGGATTCTCTCCGCGTAAGCAGAACATGACCGTCTACATCATGACCGGATTTGACAAGTATGGCGACCTTCTGGAGCAATTGGGCAAACACAAAACCTCAGTAAGCTGCCTCTATTTCAACACTCTGGAAGACATCGATGTGGATATTCTGAAGCAGCTGATCGCAAAATCAGTAGCACTAATGCAAAGCAAGTACGAAACCACCGATTAA
- a CDS encoding YdeI/OmpD-associated family protein: MDKSEKLERFFENDSPWKQELQRLREIVRSTELEEDWKWSFPVYTWKGKNVVGLGGFKQHYGVWFFQGVYLKDEAAVLVNAQQGKTKAMRQLRFDEDHPMQPDLVSDYIAEAIANQKQGLEVKIDRKTKTVAMPEELQQALSSQKDLKEAYNQLSLSKRKEYKLYITEAKQATTKARRLEKIIPLILEGKGLNDKYK; this comes from the coding sequence ATGGATAAATCGGAAAAGCTTGAGCGTTTTTTTGAAAATGACAGTCCCTGGAAACAGGAACTACAACGCTTACGCGAAATCGTACGCTCCACCGAACTCGAAGAGGATTGGAAATGGAGTTTTCCGGTCTACACTTGGAAGGGTAAGAACGTGGTGGGCCTGGGGGGCTTTAAACAGCATTATGGCGTCTGGTTCTTTCAAGGGGTGTATCTAAAAGATGAAGCCGCTGTACTCGTCAATGCACAACAAGGCAAGACCAAGGCCATGCGCCAACTACGATTCGATGAGGATCATCCCATGCAGCCCGATCTGGTTAGCGACTACATTGCGGAAGCCATCGCCAATCAAAAACAGGGTCTGGAAGTCAAGATCGACCGAAAAACCAAGACGGTAGCCATGCCTGAGGAGTTGCAGCAAGCCTTGAGTTCTCAAAAGGATTTAAAAGAAGCCTATAATCAACTGAGTTTGTCGAAAAGAAAAGAATATAAGCTGTACATCACTGAAGCCAAGCAAGCCACAACCAAAGCCCGCCGATTAGAAAAGATCATACCCCTAATTCTGGAAGGCAAAGGGTTAAACGACAAGTATAAATAA
- a CDS encoding histidine kinase, giving the protein MRLKQYIKELGKAFLLGIGIFIVLLLIRYFSGQGWLPLEYWWSSFWLNQLFSVTLYGVNMVIVDFCLSRYRSQFFQLRYLSIAFAGHILVTLIAIFFLNAFADMVVNGLSWEAFLDRQSLTYYQTAFIISMVLTVVFYVFYYWKYKKDRQVTEQKIIAGAATASFDALKNQLDPHFLFNSLNVLTSLIEENPDQAQKFTTSLSKVYRYVLEQKSKQLVPLSEELAFAKTYMSLLKMRFEDSVVFEIDSSAAAQEAKIVPLALQLLLENAVKHNAITPEKKLKVTVSATADRLLIRNNRQPKESVKKSSGVGLQNIRQRYALLTRMPIEIDQNEDHFQVSIPLIKNEIIMQTQEDYLTDKRYARAKEQVEKMKGFYSHFAIYLFMCVVFIWLNFRSGGFPWAIFPIAGWGLGVAGHAADTFNWNPIFDRDWEERKIREFMDKDNL; this is encoded by the coding sequence ATGAGATTAAAACAATACATCAAAGAATTAGGTAAAGCCTTCCTCCTGGGGATAGGTATCTTTATCGTCCTATTGCTCATTCGCTATTTCAGTGGGCAGGGCTGGTTACCGCTCGAGTATTGGTGGAGCAGTTTTTGGCTTAATCAATTGTTCTCGGTCACCTTGTATGGAGTGAATATGGTCATCGTTGATTTTTGTTTAAGTCGGTATAGAAGTCAATTTTTTCAACTCCGCTATTTAAGCATCGCATTTGCAGGACATATCCTGGTTACGCTCATCGCCATCTTTTTTCTGAATGCTTTCGCCGACATGGTCGTTAACGGTCTGAGTTGGGAGGCCTTTCTGGATAGGCAATCGCTCACCTATTATCAAACCGCCTTCATCATTTCCATGGTATTGACCGTGGTCTTCTACGTTTTCTACTATTGGAAGTATAAAAAAGACCGGCAGGTTACTGAGCAGAAGATCATAGCCGGGGCTGCTACCGCCAGTTTTGATGCCCTTAAGAACCAATTGGATCCCCATTTTCTGTTCAATAGTTTAAATGTATTGACCAGTCTCATTGAAGAAAATCCGGATCAGGCACAAAAATTTACGACCTCCCTGTCTAAGGTGTACCGTTATGTGTTAGAACAAAAGAGCAAGCAATTGGTGCCTTTGAGTGAGGAGCTCGCTTTCGCGAAAACCTATATGTCCCTACTCAAGATGCGTTTTGAGGACAGTGTGGTCTTTGAGATTGACTCCTCGGCCGCTGCTCAGGAGGCCAAGATAGTCCCACTAGCCCTGCAATTACTCTTGGAGAACGCCGTAAAGCACAATGCGATCACCCCCGAAAAAAAATTGAAGGTTACCGTAAGTGCCACAGCCGATCGATTGCTCATCAGAAATAACAGACAACCCAAAGAATCGGTCAAAAAAAGCAGTGGGGTAGGGCTTCAAAACATTAGACAGCGCTATGCTTTGCTTACCCGAATGCCTATTGAAATTGATCAAAATGAAGATCATTTTCAAGTTTCCATTCCATTAATCAAAAACGAAATCATTATGCAGACCCAGGAAGATTACCTAACCGACAAGCGCTACGCCCGCGCCAAGGAGCAAGTGGAAAAAATGAAAGGATTTTACAGTCATTTTGCAATCTATCTTTTTATGTGTGTGGTGTTCATCTGGCTCAATTTCAGATCCGGTGGATTTCCCTGGGCGATCTTCCCGATCGCAGGATGGGGACTGGGCGTCGCAGGACACGCAGCAGATACCTTCAACTGGAATCCTATTTTTGATCGCGACTGGGAAGAACGCAAGATCAGGGAATTTATGGATAAGGATAATTTATGA
- a CDS encoding 2TM domain-containing protein, which yields MKLEEQENKYLKARERVAQIKKFYTSLISYVIFITLLGALNYYVNEWDYPWFLWAAFGWGIGLFFQAAKAFNWNPFFGKDWEERKMKEFMDNERFK from the coding sequence ATGAAACTTGAAGAACAAGAAAACAAATACCTCAAAGCCCGTGAGCGGGTGGCCCAGATCAAAAAATTCTATACCAGTCTAATCAGTTATGTGATCTTTATTACGCTACTGGGGGCTTTAAATTATTACGTCAATGAATGGGATTATCCCTGGTTTCTCTGGGCAGCATTTGGCTGGGGCATTGGCCTTTTCTTTCAGGCGGCTAAAGCATTCAACTGGAATCCATTTTTTGGAAAAGATTGGGAAGAGCGCAAGATGAAAGAATTTATGGATAACGAACGCTTTAAATAA
- a CDS encoding 2TM domain-containing protein: protein MDIQREQQLRERAKARVKAIRGFYSHLTVYIIVNLLIIVLFSSITSWTRTDWTSWWTYLSTPVFWGIGLLAHGIYVFAPKITFIKDWEERKIKELMEKDRQHHPSDHTF, encoded by the coding sequence ATGGATATTCAACGCGAACAGCAATTGCGTGAACGCGCTAAAGCCAGAGTTAAGGCCATACGTGGTTTCTACTCTCACCTGACCGTTTACATCATCGTAAATCTTCTGATCATTGTGCTTTTCTCGAGCATCACTTCCTGGACACGTACTGATTGGACCTCCTGGTGGACCTACCTCAGTACCCCTGTTTTTTGGGGAATAGGCCTTCTGGCTCATGGTATTTATGTCTTTGCACCCAAAATTACCTTTATTAAAGATTGGGAAGAACGCAAAATCAAAGAATTGATGGAGAAAGACCGTCAACACCATCCATCAGATCATACTTTTTAA